A part of Manduca sexta isolate Smith_Timp_Sample1 chromosome 10, JHU_Msex_v1.0, whole genome shotgun sequence genomic DNA contains:
- the LOC115445480 gene encoding membrane-bound alkaline phosphatase: MAVVLLMLALMASGAACDRYHPERTVSETATLRNAAEANAQYWINDAQAGLERRLRFTPHTSDNHARNVVMFLGDGMSVPTLAAARTLLGQRRGQTGEEAQLSFEQFPTVGLSKTYCVNNQVADSACSATAYLCGVKANYGTLGVTAAVPRRNCTASVDTATHVQSIAEWALADGRDAGIVTTTRVTHASPAGVYAKVANRGWESDVDITSAGHDIALCPDIAHQLIHLHPGNKMKVILAGGRREFIPNGTVDEEGSSGRRTDGRNLIEEWQSDKRARNVTYNYVWNRSQLMDVFNSPPEYLLGLFESNHLQYNLEADPSTEPTLTELTEIAIRSLSRNKRGFFLFVEGGRIDHAHHDNYPHLALDETIEMSKAVARAAELLDEEDSLIVVTADHAHVMSLNGYSPRGQDILGINNDLDLDGVPYMTLSYTNGPGRRAQRADGVRVDVTKDANFRELRWRTHVEVPLEDETHGGDDVAVFARGPHHAIFTGLYEQSHIPHRMAYAACIGPGLHACSAAHSLRGSLLAALPLLALALRTLLGHS, from the exons ATGGCCGTAGTATTGTTGATGTTAGCGCTGATGGCGAGCGGCGCCGCGTGCGACCGCTACCATCCCGAACGCACTGTCTCAGAGACTGCAACACTCAGGAACGCCGCAGAGGCGAACGCGCAGTACTGGATAAATGACGCACAGGCTGGACTCGAGCGGCGACTGCGCTTCACCCCGCACACCAGCGACAACCACGCACGCAACGTGGTCATGTTCCTGGGGGACGGCATGTCGGTGCCCACGCTGGCGGCGGCGCGCACGCTGCTAGGACAGCGCCGCGGACAGACCGGCGAGGAGGCGCAACTCTCCTTCGAGCAGTTCCCCACCGTGGGACTGTCTAAG ACGTATTGCGTGAACAATCAAGTGGCAGACTCGGCGTGCTCCGCCACCGCGTATCTGTGCGGAGTGAAGGCCAATTACGGGACGCTGGGAGTGACTGCCGCCGTGCCCCGTCGCAACTGCACCGCCTCCGTGGACACCGCCACCCACGTCCAATCCATCGCCGAGTGGGCGCTTGCCGACGGTCGTGATGCTG GTATCGTTACCACCACAAGAGTGACACACGCGTCTCCGGCTGGTGTATACGCCAAGGTCGCCAACAGGGGCTGGGAGAGTGATGTGGACATAACGTCAGCAGGTCACGACATAGCGCTTTGTCCAGATATCGCGCACCAACTCATACACTTGCATCCCGGAAACAAGATGAAG GTGATATTAGCAGGCGGTCGGCGCGAGTTTATCCCTAACGGTACTGTGGATGAAGAGGGCTCCTCCGGCAGGAGGACTGACGGGCGTAACCTAATCGAAGAATGGCAGAGCGACAAACGCGCTCGCAACGTCACCTATAATTACGTGTGGAATCGGTCACAACTCATGGACGTTTTCAACTCACCCCCGGAATATCTCCTCGGGCTGTTTGAAAGTAATCACCTGCAGTATAACCTCGAGGCAGATCCTTCGACCGAGCCGACGCTCACCGAGCTAACTGAGATCGCGATCCGCTCTCTGAGCCGAAACAAACGTGGGTTTTTCTTGTTCGTCGAAGGCGGTCGCATCGACCACGCGCACCACGATAACTACCCGCATCTTGCACTTGATGAAACTATCGAGATGAGTAAGGCAGTAGCTCGCGCTGCCGAGCTGTTGGACGAGGAGGACTCGCTTATTGTGGTAACCGCAGACCACGCCCATGTGATGTCACTCAATGGATATTCTCCGCGCGGTCAGGACATACTTGGCATAAATAACGACTTAGACTTAGATGGTGTGCCCTACATGACGCTGTCATACACTAACGGTCCAGGAAGACGGGCCCAGCGCGCTGACGGCGTGCGCGTCGACGTCACCAAAGACGCTAATTTCC GTGAGCTACGGTGGCGTACGCATGTTGAAGTGCCGCTTGAGGATGAGACGCACGGCGGCGACGACGTGGCGGTGTTCGCGCGCGGGCCGCACCACGCCATATTCACGGGGCTGTACGAGCAGAGCCACATCCCGCACCGCATGGCGTACGCGGCGTGCATCGGGCCCGGCCTGCACGCCTGCAGCGCCGC
- the LOC115445481 gene encoding membrane-bound alkaline phosphatase: protein MGLVLLMLALMASGAACDRYHPERTVSETATLRNAAEANAQYWINDAQAGIEQRLRFTPRASDNHARNVVMFMGDGMSVPTLAAARTLLGQRRGQTGEEAQLSFEQFPTVGLSKTYCVSSQVADSSCSATAYLCGVKANQGTLGVSAAVPRHNCTASLETANRVQSIAEWALADGRDAGIVTTTRMTHASPAGVYAKVANRHWESDADVTSAGHDITLCPDIAHQLIHLPPGNQMKVLLAGGRREFIPTSTVDEEGFSGRRTDGRNLIEEWQSDKRARNVTYNYVWNRSQLMDVFNSPPEYLLGLFESNHMQYNLEADPSTEPTLAELTEVAIRSLSRNDRGFFLFVEGGRIDHAHHDNYPHLALDETLAMNEAVARAVELLDEKDSLIVVTADHAHVMSFNGYSPRGQDILGTNNDLDLDGVPYMTLSYTNGPGRRAQRADGVRVDVTQDANFRALRWRTHVDVPLEEETHGGDDVAVFARGPHHAIFTGLYEQSHIPHRMAYAACIGPGLHACSAAHSLRGSLLAALPLLALALHTLHGHS, encoded by the exons ATGGGTTTAGTATTGTTGATGCTAGCGCTGATGGCGAGCGGCGCCGCGTGCGACCGCTACCATCCCGAACGCACTGTCTCAGAGACTGCGACGCTCAGGAACGCCGCAGAGGCGAACGCGCAGTACTGGATAAATGACGCACAGGCTGGAATCGAGCAGCGCCTGCGCTTCACCCCGCGCGCCAGCGACAACCACGCACGCAACGTGGTCATGTTCATGGGGGACGGCATGTCGGTGCCCACGCTGGCGGCGGCGCGCACGCTGCTGGGACAGCGCCGCGGACAGACCGGCGAGGAGGCGCAACTCTCCTTCGAGCAGTTCCCCACCGTGGGACTGTCTAAG ACGTATTGCGTGAGCTCACAAGTGGCAGACTCTTCGTGCTCCGCCACCGCCTATCTGTGCGGAGTGAAGGCTAACCAGGGCACCTTGGGAGTGAGTGCTGCCGTGCCGCGACATAACTGCACCGCCTCCTTGGAGACCGCCAACCGCGTCCAATCCATCGCCGAATGGGCGCTTGCCGACGGTCGTGATGCTG GTATCGTGACCACCACCAGAATGACACACGCGTCTCCAGCCGGCGTGTACGCTAAAGTCGCCAACAGGCACTGGGAGAGTGACGCGGACGTAACGTCAGCTGGTCACGACATAACGCTCTGTCCAGATATCGCGCACCAACTCATACACTTGCCTCCCGGAAATCAGATGAAG GTGCTGTTAGCAGGTGGTCGGCGTGAGTTCATCCCCACTAGCACTGTCGACGAAGAGGGCTTCTCTGGCAGGAGGACTGACGGGCGTAACCTAATCGAAGAATGGCAGAGCGACAAACGCGCTCGCAACGTTACCTATAATTACGTGTGGAATCGGTCACAACTCATGGACGTTTTCAACTCACCCCCGGAATACCTACTTGGGCTGTTTGAAAGTAATCACATGCAGTATAACCTCGAAGCAGATCCTTCGACCGAGCCGACACTTGCCGAGCTGACCGAGGTTGCAATACGCTCGCTAAGCCGCAACGATCGCGGATTCTTCTTGTTCGTCGAAGGCGGCCGCATCGACCACGCGCACCACGACAATTACCCGCATCTAGCACTTGATGAGACTCTCGCAATGAACGAAGCAGTGGCTCGAGCCGTCGAGCTATTGGACGAGAAGGACTCGCTGATAGTAGTCACCGCAGACCACGCCCATGTTATGTCGTTCAACGGATATTCTCCGCGCGGTCAGGACATACTAGGCACTAATAACGACTTAGACTTAGATGGTGTGCCCTACATGACGCTGTCATACACTAACGGTCCAGGAAGACGGGCCCAGCGCGCTGACGGCGTGCGCGTCGACGTCACCCAAGACGCTAATTTCC GTGCATTACGGTGGCGTACGCATGTTGATGTGCCCCTTGAAGAGGAGACGCATGGTGGCGACGACGTGGCGGTGTTCGCGCGCGGGCCGCACCACGCCATATTCACGGGGCTGTACGAGCAGAGCCACATCCCGCACCGCATGGCGTACGCGGCGTGCATCGGGCCCGGCCTGCACGCCTGCAGCGCCGCGCACTCGCTGCGGGGCTCGCTGCTGGCCGCACTGCCGCTGCTGGCATTAGCTCTGCACACTCTTCACGGTCACTCTTAA